A window of the Lactuca sativa cultivar Salinas chromosome 5, Lsat_Salinas_v11, whole genome shotgun sequence genome harbors these coding sequences:
- the LOC111890727 gene encoding sucrose nonfermenting 4-like protein: MIPRFSVSETPGVTGDSMDIDGDPFHHSDANPKILEADVELSRHRISVFLSTHTAYELLPESGKVVALDVSLPVKQAFHILYEQGISVAPLWDHNVGRFVGILSPLDFILILRELGNHGSDLTEEELETHAISAWKEGKLQLTRKFDTNGPLNPRRLIDAGPHDSLKDVALKLLQNKVATIPIISQDGSIPQLLHLASLTGVLKCICRHFKHSPASLPILQQPICSIPLGTWVPKIGESNGRPFAMLRANASLSDALSLLVQAEVSAVPIVDENDSLLDIYCRSDITALAKDRAYAQIHLNELSIHQALQLTQEASASYGFFNGQRCHMCLGSDPLHKVMDRLAIPGVRRLVIVEAGSKRVEGIISLTDLFRFLIG, translated from the exons ATGATCCCTAGGTTTTCAGTGTCTGAAACTCCTGGTGTTACTGGAGATAGTATGGACATTGATGGTGATCCCTTTCATCACTCA GATGCGAATCCAAAGATACTTGAGGCTGATGTGGAGTTATCTCGCCATCGCATATCTGTATTCCTTTCTACACATACTGCCTATGAGttgcttccagaatctggaaag GTTGTTGCTTTGGATGTTTCCCTACCTGTTAAGCAAGCTTTCCATATTCTCTATGAACAG GGAATTTCGGTTGCCCCTCTTTGGGACCATAATGTTGGTCGATTTGTTGGAATACTGAGTCCATTAGACTTCATCTTGATTCTTAGAGAG CTGGGGAATCATGGTTCTGATTTGACTGAGGAGGAGCTTGAAACCCATGCCATATCAGCCTGGAAAGAGGGAAAATTACAGCTTACAAGGAAATTTGACACTAATGGACCATTGAATCCAAGACGTCTCATTGAT GCAGGGCCTCATGATTCTTTAAAAGATGTTGCTTTGAAACTGTTACAAAACAAGGTTGCTACAATTCCAATCATCTCACAGGATGGCTCAATCCCACAGCTCCTACATTTGGCTTCCTTAACTGGAGTTCTTAAAT GCATCTGCAGACATTTTAAACATTCGCCTGCCTCCTTGCCAATACTTCAACAACCAATCTGTTCGATTCCTTTGGGCACGTGGGTCCCCAAGATCGGGGAATCAAATGGTCGCCCGTTTGCAATGTTGAGAGCCAATGCTTCTCTTAGTGATGCCTTGTCTTTACTGGTTCAAG CTGAAGTGAGTGCAGTTCCTATAGTGGATGAGAATGACTCGTTGCTCGATATATACTGCAGAAG TGATATCACTGCTTTGGCCAAAGACAGAGCATATGCCCAGATTCACCTTAATGAACTCAGCATTCATCAG GCATTACAACTGACTCAAGAAGCAAGTGCATCATATGGGTTTTTTAATGGACAAAGATGTCACATGTGTTTGGGATCTGATCCACTGCATAAAGTTATGGATAGGCTCGCTATTCCTG GAGTTAGGAGGCTTGTTATAGTGGAAGCAGGAAGCAAGCGAGTTGAGGGCATCATTTCATTAACTGATTTATTCAGGTTTTTGATTGGATAA